From Streptomyces sp. NBC_00775, one genomic window encodes:
- a CDS encoding ABC transporter ATP-binding protein, giving the protein MIGVAPPAYDPAAPTTANTLPVGAPATVRAYVAELFQRHRRAFLLLVAVNTVAVVASMAGPYLLGSVVERVSDHARELHLERTVALFVVALVVQAVFVRAVRLRGAVLGERMLADLREDFLVRSVGLPPGVLERAGTGDLLSRITTDIDRLANAMREAVPQLAIGVVWAALLLGGLAVTAPALAPAVLVAVPLLVVGCRWYFKRAPSAYRSEAAGYAAVAAVLAETVDAGRTVEAHRLGERRIDLSDRRVKEWTAWERYTLWLRSVLFPVVSLTHVTVLCSVLMIGGVFVLQGWIGVGQLTTGTLIAQMLVDPVGLILRWYDELQVAQVSLARLVGVRDIEPAAGDPAVAPNGRDVHADRVHFGYRAGVDVLREVSLEVAPGTRLALVGPSGAGKSTLGRLLAGIYAPRDGRITLGGAELSRMPAEEVRSHVALVNQEHHVFVGSLRDNLLLARTGAADAELWAALGAVDADGWARALGDGLDTEVGSGGVALTPAQAQQIALARLVLADPHTLVLDEATSLLDPRAARHLERSLARVLDGRTVVAIAHRLHTAHDADVIAVVENGRISELGSHDQLVAAEGAYAALWRSWHG; this is encoded by the coding sequence ATGATCGGCGTGGCGCCACCGGCGTACGACCCGGCCGCCCCGACGACGGCGAACACCCTGCCCGTCGGCGCGCCCGCGACCGTACGCGCCTACGTGGCCGAACTGTTCCAACGGCACCGCAGGGCCTTCCTGCTCCTGGTCGCCGTCAACACCGTGGCCGTCGTCGCCTCGATGGCCGGGCCCTATCTGCTGGGCTCGGTCGTCGAGCGGGTCTCGGACCACGCGCGCGAGCTCCATCTGGAGCGCACCGTCGCGCTGTTCGTCGTCGCCCTCGTCGTCCAGGCCGTGTTCGTACGAGCGGTACGACTGCGCGGGGCCGTGCTCGGCGAGCGGATGCTGGCCGATCTGCGCGAGGACTTCCTCGTACGGTCGGTCGGGCTGCCGCCCGGCGTCCTGGAGCGGGCCGGGACCGGCGATCTGCTGTCCCGCATCACGACCGACATCGACCGGCTCGCCAACGCGATGCGCGAGGCGGTGCCGCAGCTGGCCATCGGTGTGGTGTGGGCGGCGCTGCTGCTCGGCGGACTCGCCGTGACCGCGCCGGCGCTCGCCCCCGCCGTGCTGGTCGCCGTGCCGCTGCTGGTGGTCGGCTGCCGCTGGTACTTCAAGCGCGCGCCGTCCGCCTACCGCTCGGAGGCCGCCGGGTACGCCGCTGTCGCCGCCGTCCTCGCCGAGACGGTCGACGCCGGGCGTACGGTCGAGGCGCACCGCCTGGGCGAACGCCGCATCGACCTGTCGGACCGCCGGGTCAAGGAGTGGACGGCATGGGAGCGGTACACGCTCTGGCTGCGGTCGGTCCTCTTCCCGGTCGTCAGCCTCACGCATGTGACGGTGCTGTGCTCGGTCCTGATGATCGGCGGGGTCTTCGTCCTCCAGGGCTGGATCGGTGTGGGCCAGCTGACGACGGGCACGCTCATCGCACAGATGCTCGTCGACCCGGTGGGCCTGATCCTGCGGTGGTACGACGAGCTGCAGGTCGCCCAGGTCTCGCTGGCCCGCCTTGTCGGTGTCCGGGACATCGAGCCGGCCGCGGGCGATCCGGCCGTGGCCCCGAACGGGCGCGACGTCCACGCGGACCGGGTGCACTTCGGCTACCGGGCCGGAGTGGACGTGCTGCGCGAGGTCTCCCTGGAGGTCGCGCCCGGCACCCGGCTCGCCCTGGTCGGCCCGTCCGGCGCGGGCAAGTCCACGCTGGGCAGGCTGCTCGCCGGGATCTACGCGCCCCGGGACGGCCGGATCACGCTCGGCGGCGCCGAACTGTCTCGGATGCCCGCCGAGGAGGTCCGCTCCCACGTGGCCCTGGTCAACCAGGAACACCACGTCTTCGTGGGCTCCCTGCGCGACAACCTGCTGCTCGCCCGGACCGGCGCCGCCGACGCCGAGCTGTGGGCGGCGCTCGGCGCGGTCGACGCGGACGGCTGGGCCCGGGCCCTCGGCGACGGCCTGGACACCGAGGTCGGCTCCGGCGGGGTGGCGCTCACCCCGGCCCAGGCCCAGCAGATCGCGCTGGCCCGGCTGGTGCTGGCCGATCCGCACACGCTGGTTCTGGACGAGGCGACCTCGCTCCTCGACCCGCGCGCGGCACGCCATCTGGAGCGCTCACTGGCGCGTGTCCTCGACGGCCGCACCGTCGTCGCCATCGCGCACCGGCTGCACACCGCGCATGACGCGGATGTCATCGCCGTCGTGGAGAACGGCCGGATCAGCGAGCTGGGCAGCCACGACCAGCTGGTCGCGGCGGAGGGTGCGTACGCGGCGCTGTGGCGGTCCTGGCACGGGTGA
- a CDS encoding ABC transporter ATP-binding protein — MQIQDLPYPDPGVPDARSGPRFLWWLGRNQLGGQFKALAWGLLHFVAVSGLPFCVGLAIQAVVDRSGTRLALTGGLMVLCGLGIALGDTMLHRTAVTNWITAAARVQQLLARKTAQLGSALTRRVAAGEVVAVSTGDVEKIGWFVEALSRFAAAALTVVLVCVALVVYQPALGVIVAVGMPVLALAVLPLLPRATRRADFQREKAGRATELASDTVAGLRVLRGIGGEELFLDRYRRASQEVRRAAVRSARMWSLISAIQVLLPGLLLIAVVWRGVHLARDGKITVGELVTVYSAVMLLTYPLRHFEEIAMAYSFSRPSAKRAARVLSLERAMDSDGSRAAEVPGGDLYDPSTGLLAPSGRLTAVVCGDPDTAGLLAERLGGHPSEEGTSALLGGVPLDELPLDSARSAVLVQDKDPVLLSGSLRELLDVPASGLVTAEDALAAAQCGDVLDALAQGSLDAEDPMDARITERGRSLSGGQRQRLALARSLLTDPEVLVLDEPTSAVDSHTEARIADGVRSLRAGRTTVVFTSSPLLLDHADRVVLVHEGEVAAVGVHRELVRGEPRYRAVVTRETEDEAALDDVLEALEEIEESA; from the coding sequence ATGCAGATTCAAGACCTTCCGTATCCCGACCCGGGTGTGCCGGACGCACGCTCGGGTCCCCGATTCCTGTGGTGGCTCGGCCGGAATCAGCTCGGTGGGCAGTTCAAGGCCCTCGCCTGGGGCCTGCTGCACTTCGTGGCCGTCTCCGGGCTGCCGTTCTGCGTCGGCCTCGCCATCCAGGCCGTCGTCGACCGCTCCGGCACCAGGCTCGCCCTGACGGGCGGGCTGATGGTGCTCTGCGGCTTGGGCATCGCGCTGGGCGACACCATGCTGCACCGCACGGCGGTCACCAACTGGATCACGGCGGCCGCGCGCGTCCAGCAGCTGCTGGCCCGCAAGACCGCCCAGCTGGGCTCCGCGCTGACGCGGCGCGTCGCGGCCGGCGAGGTCGTCGCGGTCTCCACCGGCGACGTCGAGAAGATCGGCTGGTTCGTGGAGGCCCTGTCGCGCTTCGCGGCGGCCGCCCTGACCGTGGTGCTGGTCTGCGTCGCGCTGGTCGTCTACCAGCCGGCGCTCGGCGTGATCGTCGCCGTGGGCATGCCTGTCCTGGCGCTCGCCGTGCTGCCGCTGCTGCCCCGCGCCACCCGGCGCGCCGACTTCCAGCGCGAGAAGGCCGGACGCGCCACCGAACTGGCCTCGGACACCGTCGCGGGCCTGCGTGTACTGCGCGGCATCGGCGGCGAGGAGCTCTTCCTCGACCGCTACCGCCGTGCCTCCCAGGAGGTCCGCCGGGCAGCCGTGCGCAGCGCCCGGATGTGGTCGCTGATCAGCGCGATCCAGGTACTGCTGCCCGGTCTGCTGTTGATCGCCGTCGTGTGGCGCGGCGTGCATCTGGCCCGCGACGGCAAGATCACGGTCGGCGAACTGGTCACCGTGTACAGCGCCGTCATGCTGCTCACCTATCCGCTGCGGCACTTCGAGGAGATCGCCATGGCGTACTCCTTCTCGCGTCCGTCCGCCAAGCGGGCCGCCCGGGTGCTGTCCCTCGAACGAGCGATGGACAGCGACGGATCTCGCGCGGCCGAGGTGCCGGGCGGCGATCTGTACGACCCCTCGACCGGGCTGCTGGCGCCCTCCGGCCGGCTCACCGCCGTGGTGTGCGGGGACCCGGACACGGCGGGGCTGCTGGCCGAGCGGCTGGGCGGGCACCCTTCCGAGGAGGGCACCTCGGCGCTCCTGGGGGGCGTACCGCTGGACGAACTGCCGTTGGACTCCGCCCGCAGCGCCGTCCTCGTCCAGGACAAGGACCCGGTGCTGCTGTCCGGCTCGCTGCGCGAGCTGCTCGACGTCCCCGCGTCCGGTCTCGTCACCGCCGAGGACGCCCTGGCCGCCGCGCAGTGCGGCGACGTCCTGGACGCGCTGGCGCAGGGGTCGCTGGACGCCGAGGACCCGATGGACGCCCGGATCACCGAACGCGGACGCTCCCTGTCGGGCGGCCAGCGCCAGCGTCTGGCGCTCGCCCGCTCGCTGCTCACGGACCCCGAGGTACTCGTCCTGGACGAGCCGACGTCCGCCGTCGACTCGCACACCGAGGCCCGGATCGCCGACGGCGTGCGCTCCCTGCGCGCCGGGCGCACGACGGTGGTCTTCACCTCCTCTCCGCTGCTCCTGGACCACGCGGACCGGGTCGTGCTGGTCCACGAGGGCGAGGTCGCGGCGGTCGGCGTGCACCGCGAACTGGTGCGCGGCGAACCGCGTTACCGGGCCGTGGTGACCCGGGAGACCGAGGACGAGGCCGCCCTGGACGACGTTCTGGAAGCACTGGAAGAAATCGAGGAGAGCGCATGA
- a CDS encoding L,D-transpeptidase family protein, producing the protein MRKNRMGRVRKSGAMRAGLAAAACGVLVVALSACGGQGGGGASANGSGTKGTGGPGGHAGHSPPQTVDLTRIPDVGDRLQQRIPPASRQVVAVYGEGKNSADSTVVLYTKSGSTWDETRRWPAHNGTRGWTTDHHENDKRSPVGVFTLTDAGGVLDDPGALLPYDQSETYQAPYDWAESHWHDFDYVIAINYNRRVGAPPEDPHRPLGQSKGGEIWLHLDHDSGTSGCVTVSESAMEYLLRTLDPDQHPVVVMGDRVDLNA; encoded by the coding sequence ATGCGAAAGAACAGGATGGGCCGCGTACGAAAGAGCGGCGCGATGCGTGCGGGGCTCGCCGCGGCGGCTTGTGGTGTCCTTGTCGTCGCTCTGTCGGCCTGCGGTGGCCAAGGCGGCGGGGGCGCGAGCGCGAATGGGAGCGGGACGAAGGGCACCGGAGGGCCCGGCGGCCATGCCGGCCACTCCCCGCCGCAGACCGTCGACCTGACACGCATCCCTGACGTCGGCGACCGGTTGCAGCAGCGGATCCCGCCCGCCTCCCGCCAGGTCGTCGCGGTCTACGGCGAGGGCAAGAACTCCGCCGACTCCACCGTCGTCCTGTACACGAAGTCCGGTTCCACCTGGGACGAGACCCGTAGGTGGCCGGCGCACAACGGGACCAGAGGCTGGACCACCGACCACCACGAGAACGACAAGCGCAGCCCCGTCGGGGTGTTCACGCTCACCGACGCGGGCGGAGTGCTCGACGACCCGGGTGCCCTGCTCCCGTACGACCAGTCGGAGACCTATCAGGCGCCGTACGACTGGGCCGAGTCGCACTGGCACGACTTCGACTACGTCATCGCCATCAACTACAACCGCCGCGTGGGCGCCCCGCCCGAGGACCCGCACCGCCCCCTGGGGCAGTCGAAGGGCGGCGAGATCTGGCTGCACCTGGACCACGACAGCGGCACGTCCGGGTGTGTGACCGTGTCCGAGTCGGCCATGGAGTATCTGCTGCGCACGCTCGACCCGGATCAGCATCCTGTCGTGGTGATGGGGGACAGGGTGGATCTGAACGCCTAG
- a CDS encoding peptide-N4-asparagine amidase yields MRRRLIMSMLAGVTLVASAFLGAAPVSATQLADPPAEFGTDWHDPLTAAPPIAAPATKSCEVTVAEAQFRDFTPYQGTYAPPSGCGDRWSKVVLRLDGKVKGRQFDRLGYLHIGGVEIFRTSTPEPSPDGIEWSVEKDVTRYSDTFRQSRDVEMLIGNVVDDTYTGVLDVKATLTFYAAEQPAKPAAATPDRVLTLQDGTLTTPRNSERIVAEVYATGSGGGCEEFWYLTVPDSAPYSCQADNGPYREVQIKVDGQLAGIAEPFPTVWTGGWSNPFLWYVIPGPRAFDVKPIEYDLTPFAGLLNDGRPHRVDVSVVGVPQGQTGWSAPVNVLVWQDAKSEHVSGALTEVKAGDLANSSTYTPGSENRLDTEGGHGLTVSGYVDTSHGRVKTTVRRVLANTSVHRWTDGENTDGLKATWTDDETVTVDGRGPARTTRTQRTYAMDGTTTLGADDRLRTVLTLGDRAAVVETRGGRRTAWSRLDDTYTGDATYTANVPRDQRHAVAATSERYRLYGSAGCYDRKVTTVQGVLTEDRSNC; encoded by the coding sequence ATGAGAAGACGGCTCATCATGTCCATGCTCGCCGGGGTGACCCTCGTGGCGAGCGCCTTCCTCGGGGCGGCACCGGTCTCGGCCACTCAACTCGCGGACCCTCCCGCCGAGTTCGGCACCGACTGGCACGACCCCCTGACCGCCGCCCCACCGATCGCCGCGCCCGCCACCAAGTCCTGCGAAGTGACGGTCGCCGAGGCGCAGTTCCGCGACTTCACGCCGTACCAGGGCACGTACGCGCCGCCGAGCGGTTGCGGTGACCGCTGGAGCAAGGTGGTGCTGCGGCTCGACGGCAAGGTCAAGGGGCGGCAGTTCGACCGGCTCGGCTATCTGCACATCGGCGGGGTCGAGATCTTCCGCACGTCCACTCCGGAGCCCTCGCCCGACGGCATCGAGTGGTCCGTCGAGAAGGACGTGACCCGCTACAGCGACACCTTCCGGCAGAGCCGCGACGTCGAGATGCTGATAGGGAACGTCGTCGACGACACGTACACCGGAGTCCTCGACGTCAAGGCCACGCTCACCTTCTACGCCGCCGAACAGCCCGCCAAGCCGGCGGCGGCCACCCCCGACCGGGTCCTCACCCTCCAGGACGGGACCCTCACCACACCGCGCAACAGTGAGCGCATCGTCGCCGAGGTGTACGCGACCGGGTCCGGTGGCGGCTGCGAGGAGTTCTGGTATCTGACGGTGCCGGACTCGGCCCCGTACTCCTGCCAGGCGGACAACGGTCCCTACCGCGAGGTGCAGATCAAGGTCGACGGTCAACTCGCCGGTATCGCCGAGCCGTTCCCGACCGTGTGGACCGGCGGCTGGTCCAACCCCTTCCTCTGGTACGTGATTCCGGGCCCGCGCGCCTTCGACGTCAAGCCCATCGAGTACGACCTGACACCCTTCGCCGGGCTCCTGAACGACGGCCGTCCGCACCGGGTCGACGTCTCCGTCGTGGGCGTTCCCCAGGGGCAGACCGGCTGGAGCGCCCCGGTCAACGTCCTCGTCTGGCAGGACGCGAAGAGCGAGCACGTGAGCGGCGCGCTCACCGAGGTCAAGGCGGGCGACCTGGCCAACTCGTCGACGTACACGCCCGGTTCGGAGAACCGCCTCGACACCGAGGGCGGGCATGGGCTGACGGTCTCCGGGTACGTCGACACCTCGCACGGCCGCGTGAAGACCACCGTCCGGCGGGTGCTGGCGAACACCTCCGTGCACCGCTGGACGGACGGTGAGAACACGGACGGGCTCAAGGCGACCTGGACCGACGACGAGACGGTCACCGTCGACGGACGAGGGCCGGCCAGGACGACGCGCACCCAGCGCACGTACGCGATGGACGGCACGACGACTCTCGGCGCGGACGACCGGCTGCGGACCGTCCTGACGCTCGGCGACCGGGCGGCCGTGGTGGAGACGCGCGGCGGGCGGCGCACCGCGTGGTCCCGGCTCGACGACACCTATACGGGCGATGCCACGTATACGGCGAACGTGCCGCGGGACCAGCGTCATGCGGTCGCAGCGACGAGCGAGCGCTATCGGCTGTACGGCTCAGCCGGGTGCTACGACCGGAAGGTGACCACCGTGCAGGGCGTGCTGACGGAAGACCGCAGCAACTGCTGA
- a CDS encoding cation:dicarboxylate symporter family transporter, with amino-acid sequence MPPSVPSPRRVARILRTSLFAQVACALVLGIVVGRLWPDTATTFQPLGDGFVRLIKTVISPLVFCVVVVGIAKAGNLKAFGRIGLKSLIWFEVASTAALLIGLIAANVVSPGSGMNVDPSKLDASAIEGKTAGGSLPSTSEFILNALPQSAVGAFAENSLLQVLVLACLTGAALLHLGTTKVPKILPAIEQAQEIIFAIVGFVMKLAPLAVFGAMVHLVGEYGLGVIKTYGKLIILCYAVALLFLALLAVALKLVTGLSLWKFVRYTRAEMLLALGTASSETVMPRMMQKLRQAGARDDAVGLVLPTGYSFNLDGASIYLSIGTLFIAQAVGVDLSLSQQITVVLVLMLTSKGMAGVPGSAFLALSATASSLGVIPAGAVALLLGVDRIMDSMRVATNLLGNCVAVFAVSRWEGALDLERAKKVLDGEIAFVEEDEPRAEAPAQPEPEPEPEPEPESDLDLDLDLEPEPAAKADVPAQAVAVKEPAPEVS; translated from the coding sequence GTGCCGCCGTCTGTACCGTCCCCGCGACGCGTCGCACGCATACTGCGTACCTCATTGTTCGCGCAGGTCGCCTGCGCCCTCGTGCTCGGAATCGTCGTCGGAAGGTTGTGGCCCGACACGGCCACGACCTTCCAGCCGCTCGGCGACGGTTTCGTACGTCTCATCAAGACCGTGATCTCGCCGCTCGTGTTCTGCGTGGTCGTCGTCGGCATCGCCAAGGCCGGCAATCTGAAGGCCTTCGGGCGGATCGGGCTCAAGTCCCTGATCTGGTTCGAGGTCGCGTCCACGGCTGCGCTGCTCATCGGCCTGATCGCTGCCAACGTTGTCAGCCCGGGCTCGGGCATGAACGTCGACCCGTCGAAGCTCGACGCCTCGGCGATCGAGGGCAAGACCGCAGGCGGTTCGCTGCCCTCGACCAGCGAGTTCATCCTGAACGCGCTGCCCCAGAGCGCCGTCGGCGCGTTCGCCGAGAACTCGCTGCTCCAAGTCCTGGTGCTGGCGTGTCTGACGGGCGCCGCGCTGCTGCACCTCGGCACCACCAAGGTGCCCAAGATCCTGCCCGCCATCGAGCAGGCCCAGGAGATCATCTTCGCGATCGTCGGCTTCGTCATGAAGCTGGCCCCCCTCGCGGTGTTCGGTGCGATGGTCCACCTGGTCGGCGAGTACGGGCTCGGCGTGATCAAGACGTACGGCAAGCTGATCATCCTGTGCTACGCGGTCGCGCTGCTGTTCCTCGCGCTGCTCGCCGTCGCGCTGAAGCTGGTCACCGGGCTCAGTCTGTGGAAGTTCGTCCGCTACACCCGCGCGGAGATGCTGCTCGCCCTCGGCACCGCGTCCAGCGAGACCGTGATGCCGCGCATGATGCAGAAGCTCCGCCAGGCGGGTGCCCGGGACGACGCGGTGGGCCTGGTGCTGCCCACGGGGTACTCGTTCAACCTCGACGGCGCCTCGATCTACCTCTCCATCGGCACGCTGTTCATCGCCCAGGCCGTGGGCGTGGACCTCTCCCTGAGCCAGCAGATCACCGTCGTCCTGGTGCTCATGCTGACCAGCAAGGGCATGGCGGGCGTACCGGGTTCGGCCTTCCTCGCCCTGTCGGCGACCGCGTCCTCCCTCGGCGTCATCCCCGCCGGAGCGGTCGCGCTCCTGCTCGGCGTCGACCGGATCATGGACTCCATGCGCGTCGCCACCAACCTGCTCGGCAACTGCGTCGCCGTCTTCGCGGTGTCCCGCTGGGAGGGCGCGCTCGACCTGGAACGGGCCAAGAAGGTGCTGGACGGCGAGATCGCGTTCGTGGAGGAGGACGAGCCACGGGCCGAGGCGCCCGCACAGCCGGAGCCGGAGCCGGAGCCGGAGCCGGAGCCGGAGTCGGACCTGGACCTGGACCTGGACCTGGAGCCTGAGCCGGCGGCCAAGGCCGACGTGCCCGCTCAAGCCGTCGCGGTCAAGGAACCCGCGCCCGAGGTCAGTTGA
- a CDS encoding FAD-binding and (Fe-S)-binding domain-containing protein produces the protein MTAGTTRNAYRTLASLTIVLPTGTVVDTAKPDADEQLAHAEPAVCAGLMKLKAEIESDPELVARIRAKYAIKNTNGYRLDAFLDGSTPVEILRGLMVGSEGTFGFISEVVFDTLPLDRCVTTGLLFFPSLPAAAGAVPLFNEAGALAVELMDGNTLRASVSVEGVPADWAALPRSTAALLVEFRAPDASRQEAYEEAALEVLKGLALVSPVASVTNAFTRDPKTIAGYWKARKAFVTAVGGARPSGTTLITEDFAVPPERLAEACAALLELQTRHGFDAAVAGHAAHGNLHFLLAFDASRAADVARYASFMDDFCRLTVERFDGSLKAEHATGRNIAPFLELEWGQRATELMWRTKRVIDPDGVLAPRIVLDRDPLAHLRGLKTIPRVEPIADPCIECGFCEPTCPSQDLTTTPRQRIVLRREMMRQPDGSPVEDGLLEAYGYDAVDTCAGDSTCRLACPVGIDTGALMKGFRHARHSPREEKAAALAARNFRVVEAAARRAVAAADRIGERWAGAATRAARKAVRPDLVPEWLPGIPGAASAKLPRTARVGATAVYYPACVNRIFASPGDVSLAQAVVAVSTRAGRPVWIPDDVAGTCCATIWHSKGYDTGNAVMANRIVEAAWGWTAGGKLPLVVDASSCTLGLAHEVVPYLTADNRELHAELTVVDSLVWAADELLPHLTVLRRVGSAVLHPTCSMRHLGDEAQLRAVAEACAEEVVVPDDAGCCAFAGDRGMLHKELTESATRKEAAFVGSRPFDAHLSANRMCEVGMDHATGRGYYSVLLELERATRPESVN, from the coding sequence ATGACGGCGGGCACTACCCGGAACGCGTACCGCACGCTCGCCTCCCTCACCATCGTGCTGCCGACCGGCACGGTCGTGGACACGGCGAAGCCGGACGCCGACGAACAGCTGGCGCATGCCGAGCCGGCCGTGTGCGCCGGGCTGATGAAGCTCAAGGCGGAGATCGAGTCCGACCCCGAACTGGTCGCCCGCATCCGCGCCAAGTACGCGATCAAGAACACCAACGGCTACCGCCTGGACGCGTTCCTGGACGGTTCGACACCCGTCGAGATCCTGCGCGGCCTGATGGTGGGCTCCGAGGGCACCTTCGGCTTCATCTCGGAGGTCGTCTTCGACACACTGCCGCTGGACCGGTGTGTCACCACCGGGCTGCTCTTCTTCCCCTCGCTGCCGGCCGCGGCCGGCGCCGTGCCCCTGTTCAACGAGGCGGGCGCGCTCGCCGTCGAGCTGATGGACGGCAACACGCTGCGCGCCTCGGTGAGCGTCGAGGGCGTACCAGCGGACTGGGCCGCACTGCCCAGGTCGACGGCGGCGCTCCTGGTGGAGTTCCGCGCTCCGGACGCGTCCCGGCAGGAGGCGTACGAGGAAGCGGCCCTCGAAGTGCTGAAGGGGCTCGCGCTGGTCTCCCCCGTCGCCTCGGTGACGAACGCCTTCACCCGAGACCCGAAGACCATCGCGGGCTACTGGAAGGCCCGCAAGGCGTTCGTCACAGCGGTCGGCGGTGCGCGTCCGTCCGGGACCACGCTGATCACCGAGGACTTCGCGGTGCCTCCGGAACGGCTGGCGGAGGCCTGTGCGGCACTGCTCGAACTCCAGACGCGGCACGGCTTCGACGCGGCCGTCGCGGGTCACGCCGCGCACGGCAATCTGCACTTCCTGCTCGCCTTCGACGCGTCCCGGGCGGCCGATGTCGCGCGGTACGCCTCCTTCATGGACGACTTCTGCCGACTGACGGTCGAGCGCTTCGACGGCTCCCTGAAGGCCGAGCACGCCACGGGCCGGAACATCGCGCCGTTCCTGGAGCTCGAATGGGGCCAAAGGGCGACGGAGTTGATGTGGCGGACGAAGCGGGTGATCGATCCGGACGGGGTGCTCGCGCCGCGCATCGTACTCGACCGTGATCCGCTCGCGCATCTGCGGGGCCTCAAGACGATTCCGCGGGTCGAGCCGATCGCCGACCCCTGCATCGAGTGCGGCTTCTGCGAACCGACCTGCCCCAGCCAGGATCTGACGACCACGCCGCGCCAACGGATCGTGCTGCGCCGGGAGATGATGCGCCAGCCCGACGGTTCCCCGGTCGAGGACGGCCTCCTGGAGGCGTACGGATACGACGCCGTGGACACCTGTGCGGGCGACTCGACGTGCCGGCTCGCCTGCCCGGTCGGCATCGACACGGGCGCGCTGATGAAGGGCTTCCGGCACGCACGGCACTCGCCGCGCGAGGAGAAGGCGGCGGCGCTCGCCGCGCGGAACTTCCGGGTGGTCGAGGCGGCGGCGCGGCGGGCCGTGGCCGCCGCGGACCGGATCGGCGAGCGATGGGCGGGCGCCGCGACGCGCGCGGCACGCAAGGCGGTACGGCCGGATCTCGTGCCCGAGTGGCTGCCGGGAATCCCGGGAGCGGCCTCCGCGAAACTGCCCCGCACCGCGCGCGTGGGAGCCACCGCCGTCTACTACCCGGCCTGCGTCAACCGCATCTTCGCCAGCCCTGGGGACGTGTCGCTCGCCCAGGCCGTCGTCGCGGTGTCCACGCGCGCGGGGAGGCCGGTTTGGATTCCGGACGATGTCGCGGGGACGTGCTGCGCGACGATCTGGCACTCCAAGGGGTACGACACGGGCAACGCCGTCATGGCCAATCGCATCGTCGAGGCCGCCTGGGGGTGGACGGCGGGCGGCAAACTGCCCCTCGTCGTGGACGCCTCGTCCTGCACGCTCGGCCTCGCGCACGAGGTCGTGCCGTATCTGACCGCCGACAACCGCGAGCTGCACGCCGAGTTGACGGTCGTCGACTCCCTGGTGTGGGCCGCCGACGAGCTGCTCCCCCACCTCACCGTGCTCCGGAGGGTCGGCTCCGCGGTGCTCCACCCCACCTGTTCCATGCGCCACTTGGGCGACGAGGCACAGCTGCGCGCGGTCGCCGAGGCCTGCGCCGAGGAGGTGGTCGTTCCGGACGACGCCGGGTGCTGCGCCTTCGCGGGCGACCGCGGCATGCTCCACAAGGAGCTCACCGAGTCGGCCACCCGCAAGGAGGCCGCGTTCGTGGGCTCGCGCCCCTTCGACGCGCACCTTTCGGCGAACCGTATGTGCGAGGTGGGGATGGACCACGCGACGGGCCGCGGCTACTACTCCGTACTGCTGGAGTTGGAGCGCGCGACCCGTCCTGAATCGGTCAACTGA
- a CDS encoding MarR family winged helix-turn-helix transcriptional regulator: MTTPDADGLLAEQLLRLTRRVHRIQKRHLEQRELGITPAQSRLLRTLAHYSSPPRMADLAERLEVVPRAVTSLVDGLEASGKVRRVPDPTNRRVIRIEVTDDGRRALRELRGARRSAAEEILAPLTDEQREVLGGLLDTLVDGAPRMEHRC; encoded by the coding sequence ATGACCACCCCCGATGCCGACGGCCTGCTGGCCGAGCAGCTACTGCGGCTGACGCGCCGCGTGCACCGCATCCAGAAGCGCCATCTGGAGCAGCGCGAGCTGGGCATCACACCGGCCCAGTCCCGGCTGCTGCGCACCCTCGCGCACTACAGCTCGCCACCCCGCATGGCCGATCTCGCCGAGCGCCTGGAAGTGGTGCCCCGCGCCGTCACCTCCCTGGTCGACGGCCTGGAGGCGAGCGGCAAGGTGCGCCGGGTCCCCGACCCCACCAACCGGCGCGTGATCCGCATCGAGGTCACGGACGACGGACGCAGGGCGCTGCGGGAGCTGCGCGGCGCGCGCCGGTCGGCCGCGGAGGAGATCCTGGCTCCATTGACGGACGAGCAGCGCGAGGTGCTCGGCGGGCTGCTGGACACCCTGGTGGACGGCGCGCCCAGGATGGAGCACCGCTGCTGA